The Rhinoderma darwinii isolate aRhiDar2 chromosome 8, aRhiDar2.hap1, whole genome shotgun sequence genome has a window encoding:
- the LOC142658831 gene encoding SERTA domain-containing protein 2-like, translating into MPTRGVKRKFPDWEESVLDGHLSFQTDSYSFFRQTLLNMSLEKFNKGRMMIEPSLRRYVLIANTLRVIQEEICHENQCNVSILEGGVSGAYDPLSGHVIGPVLPQDLENVVLPSIEDDFSVTATIATILKELESVLDESCPQNIQPRFGTPDPEAKQESSINIGSRFPSSVQPPCDRGATVKEEVFNSNPGSSRDTGEIELISELVLAAACSETTQPLDTSSMEQVPTVFSSASIVPEVTIAMVTTSPEEISSQSSAVQKNSSSVPTEELKASEAVFGSFEIMNSSYLNGVSFDDPFSDIDTSVFEREIPPTGIAPSSRFSSSEDLWFPSSCNSSSYSSSQGLREPNDLDNIMEILVGS; encoded by the coding sequence ATGCCTACCAGAGGCGTCAAGAGAAAGTTTCCTGATTGGGAGGAGTCTGTGCTGGATGGACATCTGTCCTTTCAGACAGACAGTTACTCCTTCTTCCGTCAGACTTTGTTAAACATGTCACTTGAGAAGTTCAACAAGGGACGTATGATGATCGAGCCTAGTTTGCGACGCTACGTTCTTATCGCCAACACTCTGAGAGTCATTCAAGAGGAGATCTGCCATGAAAATCAGTGTAATGTTTCAATTTTAGAAGGTGGTGTGTCTGGTGCTTATGATCCATTGTCTGGGCATGTCATAGGGCCTGTCCTTCCTCAAGATCTGGAGAACGTTGTCCTGCCTTCCATTGAAGATGACTTCTCTGTGACTGCCACCATTGCTACCATTTTAAAAGAGCTGGAAAGTGTTTTAGATGAAAGTTGCCCTCAAAACATTCAGCCACGTTTTGGCACACCTGATCCTGAAGCCAAGCAAGAGTCCTCCATTAATATTGGTTCTAGATTTCCCTCATCTGTTCAACCACCATGCGATCGAGGTGCAACTGTGAAGGAAGAGGTGTTTAACTCTAACCCTGGATCCTCAAGAGACACCGGGGAAATAGAGTTAATAAGCGAGCTGGTACTGGCTGCAGCCTGTTCAGAAACCACACAACCTCTGGACACGTCGTCGATGGAACAAGTGCCTACTGTATTCTCCTCGGCTTCTATTGTACCCGAGGTAACTATTGCTATGGTCACTACCAGTCCTGAAGAAATTAGTTCACAGTCCTCAGCTGTGCAGAAGAATTCCTCATCAGTCCCTACTGAAGAACTTAAGGCTTCGGAGGCTGTCTTTGGTAGTTTTGAAATAATGAATTCTAGTTATCTTAATGGTGTTTCCTTTGATGACCCTTTTTCAGATATAGACACCTCTGTGTTTGAGAGAGAGATTCCCCCTACTGGGATTGCCCCAAGCAGCCGATTTTCCTCTTCGGAAGACCTGTGGTTTCCTTCCTCTTGTAATTCTTCATCCTATAGCTCCAGTCAAGGTCTTAGGGAGCCAAATGACTTAGATAACATCATGGAAATACTTGTTGGATCTTGA